The Pimelobacter simplex genomic sequence GCCGATGAACCCGGCTCCGCCGGTCACGAGAAGGCGCTGCACGCGTGACAGTCTAGGAACATGCGCGGGATCATCTTGGCCGGAGGCACGGGGAGCCGACTGCACCCCATCACCCACGCGGTCAGCAAGCAGCTCATGCCGGTCTACGACAAGCCGATGATCTACTACCCGCTCTCCACGCTCATGCTCGCGGGCATCACCGAGGTCCTGGTCATCACGACCCCGCACGAGGCCGACCAGTTCCGCCGCCTCCTCGGCGACGGCAGCCGGCTCGGCATCACGATCACCTACGCCGTGCAGCCCTCGCCCGACGGGCTCGCCCAGGCCTTCCTCATCGGCGAGGAGCACCTCGCCGGCGGCGGCGCCGGCCTCGTCCTCGGCGACAACCTGTTCTACGGCGCCGGCCTCGGCACCCGCCTGCGCCGCTTCGCCGACCTCGACGGCGCGGCGGTCTTCGGCTACCGCGTGGCCGACCCGACGGCGTACGGCGTGGTGGAGTTCGACGCCGAGGGCCGCGCCCTGACGCTGGAGGAGAAGCCCGAGCGCCCCCGCAGCCGGTACGCCGTACCGGGGCTCTACTTCTACGGCTCCGACGTCGTCGCCAAGGCCAAGGAGCTCAAGCCCTCCCCCCGCGGCGAGCTCGAGATCACCGACCTCAACCGGATGTACCTCGACGAGGGCCGGCTCCAGGTCGAGGTCCTGCCCCGCGGCTCGGCCTGGCTCGACACCGGCACCTTCGACGACCTCAACGACGCGAGCAACTACATGCGCGCGCTGGAGGCCCGGCAGGGCACCAAGGTCGGCGCCCCCGAGGAGGTCGCCTGGCGCCTGGGCTATATCGACGACACCCGGCTCGAGGAGCTCGCCCGGCCCCTGGTCAAGAGCGGATACGGGCGCTACCTGCTGGATCTGCTGACGGAGCGCCACCCGGGACCTTAGTCT encodes the following:
- the rfbA gene encoding glucose-1-phosphate thymidylyltransferase RfbA, with the protein product MRGIILAGGTGSRLHPITHAVSKQLMPVYDKPMIYYPLSTLMLAGITEVLVITTPHEADQFRRLLGDGSRLGITITYAVQPSPDGLAQAFLIGEEHLAGGGAGLVLGDNLFYGAGLGTRLRRFADLDGAAVFGYRVADPTAYGVVEFDAEGRALTLEEKPERPRSRYAVPGLYFYGSDVVAKAKELKPSPRGELEITDLNRMYLDEGRLQVEVLPRGSAWLDTGTFDDLNDASNYMRALEARQGTKVGAPEEVAWRLGYIDDTRLEELARPLVKSGYGRYLLDLLTERHPGP